A genomic stretch from Petrimonas mucosa includes:
- a CDS encoding metal-sulfur cluster assembly factor yields the protein MNEELQKLQDKIVVLLRTVYDPEIPVNIYDLGLIYDVDIDDANNVTIEMTFTSPSCPAADFILMDIQMKIESIPEVNRVDINLTFDPPWDKSMMSEEALLELGFM from the coding sequence ATGAACGAAGAACTTCAAAAACTGCAAGATAAGATAGTGGTCCTGCTCCGCACCGTGTATGACCCTGAAATTCCAGTGAATATCTACGACCTGGGATTGATATATGACGTGGATATCGATGACGCCAACAATGTAACCATCGAGATGACATTCACCTCCCCCAGCTGTCCCGCTGCCGACTTTATCCTGATGGACATCCAGATGAAGATCGAGTCCATCCCGGAAGTAAACCGAGTGGATATCAACCTGACGTTTGATCCACCCTGGGATAAATCGATGATGAGCGAGGAGGCATTGTTGGAACTTGGGTTTATGTGA
- a CDS encoding 3-keto-disaccharide hydrolase, whose amino-acid sequence MKRNILVLIATLFVVAASAQEAKWQDLFNGKNLRGWTKLNGTAEYKVQDKTIIGISKVGTPNTFLATNKMYDDFILEFDFKVDDGLNSGVQFRSNSLKEYNNGRVHGYQFEIDPSSRAWTGGIYDEARRGWLYPLTYNPAGQNAFKPNQWNKARIEAIGNSIRTWVNGVPCADLLDDVTKSGFIALQVHSINNKELEGKTVSWRNIRILTQDLDKFRMPENSDEIEQVNAIANTISEREAREGWKLLWDGKTTNGWRGAKLDAFPSKGWSIKDGILKVHKSGGGESTNGGDIVTTRPYKNFILKVDFRITEGANSGIKYFVDTNLNKGAGSAIGCEFQILDDKRHPDAKLGVAGNRTLGSLYDLIPAPANKPFRSGFFNTAMVVVKGNHVEHWLNGVKIIEYERNNQMWNALVAYSKYKDWPNFGNAEEGLILLQDHGDEVWFQNIKIKELE is encoded by the coding sequence ATGAAAAGAAATATTCTTGTTTTGATCGCAACACTTTTTGTTGTGGCTGCCTCGGCTCAGGAAGCCAAATGGCAGGACCTTTTCAATGGGAAAAACCTGAGGGGCTGGACCAAACTCAACGGAACGGCCGAATATAAGGTGCAGGATAAGACCATTATCGGTATCTCAAAAGTTGGAACGCCGAATACTTTCTTGGCAACCAACAAGATGTATGATGATTTTATCCTGGAGTTCGACTTTAAAGTGGATGATGGCTTGAATTCTGGTGTTCAGTTCAGAAGCAACAGCCTGAAGGAGTACAACAATGGACGTGTTCATGGCTACCAGTTCGAGATTGATCCGTCGAGCAGGGCATGGACGGGCGGTATTTATGACGAAGCTCGTCGCGGATGGCTCTATCCGTTAACCTATAATCCGGCCGGACAAAATGCATTTAAGCCAAACCAATGGAACAAGGCCCGAATTGAAGCGATTGGAAACTCCATCCGTACTTGGGTGAACGGTGTTCCCTGTGCCGACCTGTTGGATGACGTTACCAAATCGGGCTTTATAGCTCTGCAGGTACATTCGATTAATAATAAGGAGCTAGAGGGCAAGACGGTTTCCTGGAGAAACATCCGGATATTGACCCAGGATCTCGATAAGTTCCGTATGCCTGAAAACAGCGATGAAATAGAACAGGTTAATGCCATTGCCAACACCATTTCCGAAAGGGAGGCACGTGAAGGATGGAAACTGTTATGGGATGGAAAGACAACCAACGGATGGCGTGGAGCCAAACTCGATGCTTTCCCCTCTAAGGGCTGGTCAATCAAAGACGGAATCCTTAAGGTACACAAAAGCGGAGGCGGCGAGTCTACCAACGGCGGTGACATCGTCACTACCCGTCCATACAAAAACTTTATCCTGAAAGTTGATTTCAGGATTACAGAGGGTGCCAACAGCGGTATCAAGTATTTTGTTGATACCAACCTGAATAAAGGCGCTGGCTCAGCTATCGGATGCGAATTTCAGATCTTGGACGACAAAAGACATCCAGATGCCAAATTGGGTGTTGCCGGGAACCGCACTCTCGGCTCGCTTTACGATCTGATTCCGGCACCGGCAAACAAGCCTTTCCGTTCTGGCTTTTTCAATACGGCAATGGTGGTGGTGAAAGGAAACCATGTTGAGCATTGGCTGAACGGAGTAAAAATCATTGAATACGAACGTAACAACCAGATGTGGAATGCATTGGTTGCATACAGCAAGTACAAAGACTGGCCCAACTTCGGAAATGCGGAAGAGGGACTGATCTTGCTTCAGGATCACGGCGATGAGGTGTGGTTCCAGAACATTAAGATTAAAGAACTTGAATAA
- a CDS encoding vWA domain-containing protein, translated as MNENYLKIIFVIDESGSMSGTESDVTGGFNNFIEQQRAQQQGRVTVSLYKFNNSWSRVLNDLPIEEIRPLTSADYTPGGLTALYDTIGHAITDIGNQIRYSKEEDRPSMVMMAIITDGQENASREYDAVKIRQMIHELEQNGNWQFIYLGAEVSNFSDADSMGVYNKIAMDKTKMKSKFDVISEHTMRFKVADLGREQEKLWSDFMKDLSKEKE; from the coding sequence ATGAACGAGAATTATCTGAAAATCATCTTCGTTATCGACGAAAGCGGCTCCATGTCAGGCACTGAGTCTGACGTGACAGGAGGATTCAACAACTTCATCGAACAGCAGCGGGCACAGCAACAGGGAAGAGTAACCGTCTCACTCTACAAGTTCAACAACAGCTGGAGCAGGGTTCTGAATGATCTACCCATTGAAGAGATACGCCCATTGACAAGCGCAGATTACACTCCCGGTGGCCTCACCGCCCTCTATGACACCATCGGGCACGCCATCACCGATATCGGCAACCAGATCAGGTACAGCAAAGAGGAAGATCGTCCGTCGATGGTGATGATGGCCATCATCACCGACGGTCAGGAGAACGCATCGAGAGAGTATGATGCCGTAAAGATCAGGCAGATGATCCATGAACTGGAACAAAATGGGAACTGGCAATTCATCTATCTGGGTGCTGAGGTGAGCAATTTTTCCGATGCCGACTCGATGGGGGTCTATAACAAGATTGCCATGGACAAGACCAAGATGAAAAGCAAGTTTGATGTGATATCGGAACACACCATGCGATTCAAGGTTGCAGACCTGGGCAGGGAGCAGGAGAAATTGTGGAGTGACTTCATGAAGGATCTCTCCAAAGAGAAGGAGTGA
- a CDS encoding DUF5020 family protein has protein sequence MLRKLLLLSLSLVALTSLNAQNLQLHFDPRNALYGNDVAAKNYLTATFEMFKPDAWGSTFMFVDFDLNGDKRNIGLVYAEIARAFKIKDFALMPHLEYNGGLGTGFSIPSSYLAGAEYPFQLGNFFMGTYVAYKLNAFTKLSHDVQWTLTWNSAFPNSKVSLGGFLDLWSENKDRVNGEGGKKLIMLSEPQLWYNFTSNFALGTEVELSYNFAGADKFYAIPTLATKWNF, from the coding sequence ATGTTGCGAAAATTACTCCTGCTTTCTTTGTCATTAGTGGCACTTACCTCGTTGAATGCGCAAAACTTACAATTGCACTTCGATCCACGCAATGCTCTCTACGGCAATGACGTAGCTGCAAAGAACTACCTTACGGCTACTTTCGAGATGTTTAAACCCGATGCATGGGGCTCGACATTCATGTTCGTCGATTTCGATCTTAATGGTGACAAGCGGAACATCGGTCTGGTTTACGCCGAGATTGCGCGGGCATTCAAGATCAAGGATTTTGCATTGATGCCCCATCTCGAATACAACGGTGGCCTTGGAACAGGTTTCTCGATTCCCAGCTCCTATCTTGCCGGTGCAGAGTATCCTTTCCAGCTTGGAAATTTCTTCATGGGAACCTATGTTGCCTACAAGTTGAATGCTTTTACCAAACTGAGCCACGACGTTCAGTGGACTCTGACCTGGAATTCTGCATTCCCCAACAGTAAAGTGTCATTGGGCGGTTTCCTCGATTTGTGGAGTGAAAACAAGGACCGGGTTAACGGAGAAGGCGGCAAGAAACTGATCATGTTGAGCGAACCGCAACTGTGGTATAACTTCACCTCCAACTTCGCTTTGGGTACAGAGGTCGAGTTGAGCTATAACTTCGCCGGTGCCGACAAGTTCTACGCTATCCCCACACTGGCCACAAAATGGAACTTCTGA
- the radC gene encoding RadC family protein encodes MKKISIKKWAEEDRPREKLMLKGVSALSDSELLAILIGSGNDKESAVELSKRILHKADNNLNKLSRFSVNDLVRNFRGIGPAKAITIVAALELGRRRRSEEPVKRDKITSSNDAFIVLYPLLADLNHEETWALLLDRSNKVISTMQVSRGGISGTVVDIRLILREAINLYASSIVLGHNHPSGYCMPSTQDTTISKKLKEAAKWMDITLLDHIIVCGETYYSFADNGII; translated from the coding sequence ATGAAAAAAATCAGCATTAAAAAGTGGGCGGAAGAGGATCGTCCGCGTGAAAAACTGATGCTGAAAGGTGTTTCAGCATTGTCCGACTCCGAGTTGCTGGCCATTCTCATCGGTTCAGGGAATGATAAAGAGAGCGCAGTTGAGCTCAGTAAAAGAATTTTGCATAAAGCCGATAACAACCTCAACAAATTGAGCCGTTTCAGCGTTAACGACCTGGTACGTAATTTCCGGGGTATCGGTCCGGCAAAAGCAATCACTATTGTCGCCGCTCTGGAGTTGGGCAGAAGAAGAAGATCGGAAGAGCCGGTGAAGAGGGATAAGATCACCTCTTCGAACGATGCCTTTATCGTTCTCTACCCACTTCTGGCAGATTTAAACCACGAAGAGACGTGGGCATTGCTGCTCGACCGCTCCAACAAGGTAATCTCCACCATGCAGGTAAGCCGCGGTGGAATATCTGGAACAGTAGTAGACATACGGTTAATCCTACGTGAGGCAATCAACCTTTATGCCAGCAGCATCGTGCTTGGGCATAATCACCCGTCAGGGTACTGCATGCCGAGCACGCAGGATACCACGATCTCGAAGAAACTGAAAGAGGCCGCCAAATGGATGGATATTACGTTACTTGACCATATCATCGTTTGTGGCGAGACCTATTACAGTTTTGCCGACAACGGAATCATTTAA
- a CDS encoding NCS2 family permease → MLEKIFKLKQNGTNVRTEILAGVITFLTMSYILAVNPQILGETGMDKGALFTTTAVAAIAGTLFMALIANVPIAQAPGMGLNNFFAFSVVIAMGHTWQFALTGVLISGFCFMLLTIFNIRKIIVDNIPVALKNAIPIGIGLFITIIGLKSAGIVTGNPFTLVQLGNMADPNVWIAVLGLIVIAVLLVMKVHGAILIGIIVSTIFAAFLGLIQLPQGSWITLPPSIEPIFFKFEWSSILSFDMLIVVFTFLMVNIFDAMGTLIGVISKIGKSEKDGSFPQLQKALFADALGTFVGALLGTSPNTSYVESASGVAAGGRTGLTSVSTTLMFVLALFLAPIFLMVPAAATAPALIIIGLFMMSSVAEINFNEISEGFPAFITIIFMPFTYSIANGIIFGMLSFTIVKLLSGKVKDVSITMYILTLFFLIKIILDASNAFVH, encoded by the coding sequence ATGTTAGAAAAAATTTTCAAACTCAAGCAAAACGGCACCAATGTTCGCACGGAGATTCTGGCCGGTGTCATCACCTTTTTGACCATGTCATATATCCTGGCCGTCAATCCTCAAATATTGGGTGAGACAGGCATGGACAAAGGCGCCCTGTTTACGACGACTGCAGTTGCGGCTATTGCCGGAACTCTCTTCATGGCACTTATAGCCAATGTTCCCATTGCGCAGGCACCGGGGATGGGGCTGAACAACTTTTTTGCCTTCAGTGTGGTGATTGCCATGGGGCACACCTGGCAATTTGCCTTGACCGGCGTTCTGATTTCCGGTTTCTGCTTTATGTTGCTGACCATCTTCAACATCCGGAAAATTATTGTAGACAATATCCCGGTGGCACTAAAAAATGCGATTCCTATCGGTATCGGGCTATTTATCACCATAATCGGATTGAAAAGTGCTGGAATTGTTACGGGTAACCCTTTCACGCTCGTCCAGCTTGGCAACATGGCCGATCCAAATGTATGGATTGCCGTGCTCGGCCTGATCGTAATTGCCGTACTTCTGGTAATGAAGGTTCATGGCGCCATCCTGATCGGTATCATCGTTTCCACAATTTTTGCAGCATTCTTGGGCCTGATACAGTTGCCCCAGGGCAGCTGGATTACCTTGCCTCCCAGTATTGAGCCCATCTTCTTCAAGTTCGAGTGGAGCAGTATTCTATCTTTCGACATGCTGATCGTGGTATTTACCTTCTTGATGGTAAACATATTCGATGCAATGGGCACGTTGATCGGTGTTATCTCAAAAATTGGAAAATCGGAAAAAGACGGCAGCTTCCCTCAATTGCAAAAGGCCCTTTTTGCCGACGCACTGGGGACATTTGTGGGTGCACTCCTGGGTACCAGCCCCAACACCTCCTATGTGGAGAGTGCTTCGGGTGTGGCTGCCGGTGGTAGAACCGGACTTACCAGTGTGAGCACGACCTTGATGTTTGTCCTTGCACTTTTTCTGGCTCCGATATTTTTGATGGTGCCTGCAGCTGCAACTGCTCCTGCCTTGATCATCATCGGTCTATTCATGATGAGCTCGGTCGCTGAAATCAATTTCAACGAAATAAGCGAAGGATTTCCGGCATTCATCACCATCATCTTTATGCCGTTCACATACAGCATTGCCAACGGAATCATTTTCGGAATGTTGAGTTTCACCATTGTCAAGCTCTTGTCGGGTAAAGTCAAGGATGTAAGCATCACCATGTACATATTGACGTTGTTCTTCCTGATCAAGATCATTCTCGATGCATCAAATGCTTTTGTGCACTGA
- the cysS gene encoding cysteine--tRNA ligase gives MLQPLVIYNTLTRAKELFEPINPPFVGMYVCGPTVYSDVHLGNCRTFISFDLIYRYLLHIGYKVRYVRNITDAGHLEGDNDEGDDKFAKKAKLEQLEPMEIVQKYTLGFHEILRIFNTLPPSIEPTATGHIVEQIEMVKKILDAGYAYEIDGTVYFDVEKYNREYPYGVLTNRKLEELLEGTRELGGQDEKRGRLDFALWIKAKPETLMKWPSPWGWGFPGWHIECSAMSTKYLGTTFDIHGGGMDLQATHHTNEIAQSQACHHTAPVKYWVHTNMLTVNGARMSKTAGNGFLPRELFTGDHPLLERGYSPMTVRFFMAQSHYRSTLDFSNEALQAAEKGYKRLMESIRRIRKIEPSAHSSVNIDELRAACYSAMNDDFNSPVLIAHLFEAVRIINSAIDKKETLTAIDIDNLESLMKTFVFDILGLKDESEEHAGSDVINGLMELILDIRKSARDNKDWATSDKIRDRLKAAGVVIKDTKEGVEWQI, from the coding sequence ATTTTGCAACCTCTGGTCATTTACAACACGCTAACTCGTGCCAAAGAACTTTTCGAACCAATCAACCCCCCTTTTGTAGGGATGTATGTTTGCGGACCAACGGTCTACAGTGATGTGCATTTGGGAAATTGCCGGACCTTTATCTCTTTCGACCTGATTTACAGGTATCTGCTTCATATTGGATATAAGGTGAGGTATGTGAGGAATATTACCGATGCGGGACATCTGGAGGGTGATAACGATGAGGGCGATGATAAATTTGCCAAAAAAGCAAAACTTGAACAGTTGGAACCGATGGAGATCGTACAGAAATATACCCTCGGTTTTCATGAGATATTGAGGATCTTCAATACGCTACCTCCCAGTATTGAGCCTACAGCAACCGGACATATCGTGGAGCAGATAGAGATGGTGAAAAAGATTCTGGATGCCGGATATGCTTACGAAATAGACGGGACGGTATACTTTGATGTAGAGAAGTACAACCGGGAGTATCCTTATGGAGTTCTTACGAACCGTAAACTGGAAGAACTCCTCGAGGGAACACGCGAGCTGGGCGGACAGGATGAAAAGAGAGGGAGGCTCGATTTTGCCCTTTGGATCAAGGCCAAACCCGAAACGCTCATGAAGTGGCCGTCGCCCTGGGGTTGGGGATTCCCCGGATGGCACATAGAGTGCTCCGCCATGAGCACCAAATACCTGGGTACAACCTTCGACATTCACGGCGGGGGGATGGATCTGCAGGCTACACACCATACCAACGAGATTGCGCAGTCGCAGGCATGCCACCATACAGCGCCGGTAAAATATTGGGTCCACACCAACATGCTTACGGTTAACGGTGCCCGGATGTCGAAAACAGCCGGTAACGGATTCTTGCCCCGTGAGTTGTTTACAGGCGACCATCCTTTGCTGGAGCGGGGTTATTCTCCAATGACCGTCCGCTTCTTTATGGCTCAATCGCATTACCGCAGTACGCTCGATTTCTCGAACGAAGCGTTGCAGGCTGCAGAAAAGGGGTACAAGAGGCTGATGGAAAGCATCAGGCGTATCCGGAAGATTGAACCTTCTGCCCACTCATCGGTTAACATCGATGAACTTCGCGCAGCCTGCTACTCAGCGATGAACGACGATTTCAACAGTCCTGTGCTTATCGCACACCTGTTTGAAGCTGTGAGAATCATCAATTCGGCAATCGATAAAAAAGAGACCCTTACGGCAATCGATATTGATAATCTGGAGAGCCTGATGAAAACCTTTGTTTTCGATATCCTGGGATTGAAGGACGAGAGTGAGGAGCATGCAGGCAGTGATGTGATCAACGGCCTGATGGAGCTGATTCTCGACATTCGGAAATCGGCCCGCGACAATAAGGATTGGGCTACATCCGATAAGATCCGCGACCGGTTGAAGGCTGCAGGAGTGGTGATTAAAGATACCAAGGAGGGTGTGGAGTGGCAGATTTGA
- a CDS encoding Gfo/Idh/MocA family oxidoreductase, with product MDRRNFLKSSAITAAGLGLTPMMGRSFSSVYGESAPGNKIKIGLIGCRNQGWSNLKTFLQYPGTECIALCDIDDQWLYQRAADLEQMTGKKPPQLVKDWRRVIDNKDVDMVIIGTPDHWHCLQLVAACEAGKDVYVEKPLANTIEECDLMVRAARKYNRIVQVGQWQRSDPHWDEAAAYVQSGNLGRVRTVKVWAYQTSKWTLPVVADSTPPAGVDYDMWLGPAPKRTFNQNRFHYNFRFFWDYAGGLMADWGVHLLDYAMKGMNAGLPASLFGAGGKFGYPDDAMETPDTLMVTYRYPDFNIIWDHACGIGNGLFGLREGVAFFGENGTLILTRQGWEVIPEQAVNSRNFPYCYPCDDERKPNTPRMEAVAKKPGGGKGLYLHAGNMLECMRSRQLPNADIAIGAEVAKLSHMGNISCRVGTALNWDNETATFDHLEANRLAKAHYREPWKLPKL from the coding sequence ATGGATCGACGAAATTTTCTGAAGAGTTCGGCCATTACGGCTGCCGGCTTAGGTCTGACGCCAATGATGGGGAGATCTTTCTCTTCCGTTTATGGAGAGTCGGCTCCCGGAAATAAGATCAAGATCGGGCTCATCGGTTGCAGGAATCAGGGATGGTCAAACCTGAAAACTTTCTTGCAATATCCCGGTACGGAATGTATAGCTTTATGCGATATTGACGATCAATGGCTCTATCAGCGTGCTGCCGATCTAGAGCAGATGACCGGGAAGAAGCCGCCTCAGCTGGTAAAGGATTGGCGGCGGGTAATCGACAACAAGGATGTCGATATGGTAATTATCGGCACGCCGGATCACTGGCACTGCCTTCAGTTGGTGGCTGCCTGTGAGGCCGGGAAAGATGTTTATGTGGAAAAACCGCTTGCCAATACTATTGAAGAGTGCGACCTGATGGTGCGTGCTGCCCGGAAATATAACCGGATTGTGCAGGTGGGACAGTGGCAGCGGAGCGACCCCCACTGGGACGAGGCAGCAGCATATGTCCAGAGCGGAAATCTGGGGCGTGTGAGAACAGTCAAGGTGTGGGCATACCAGACCAGCAAATGGACATTGCCGGTTGTGGCCGACTCGACTCCTCCTGCGGGAGTGGATTACGACATGTGGCTGGGTCCTGCACCGAAGAGAACTTTCAATCAAAACAGGTTCCACTATAATTTCCGTTTTTTCTGGGATTATGCGGGGGGATTGATGGCCGACTGGGGCGTACACCTTCTGGACTATGCAATGAAAGGGATGAATGCTGGTTTACCGGCATCTCTCTTTGGCGCTGGAGGAAAATTTGGCTATCCCGACGATGCAATGGAGACTCCCGACACCCTTATGGTAACCTACAGGTACCCCGACTTCAACATCATCTGGGATCACGCCTGTGGTATTGGAAACGGCTTGTTTGGACTGCGTGAAGGGGTTGCATTCTTCGGTGAGAACGGCACGCTTATCCTGACCCGGCAAGGGTGGGAGGTGATACCCGAACAGGCAGTTAACAGCCGAAATTTCCCCTATTGCTATCCATGCGATGATGAACGGAAACCCAATACCCCTAGAATGGAGGCCGTAGCGAAGAAGCCTGGTGGAGGAAAAGGATTGTATCTCCATGCCGGCAACATGCTGGAGTGCATGCGCTCACGCCAGTTGCCCAATGCCGACATTGCAATCGGTGCGGAAGTGGCCAAACTGAGCCATATGGGAAATATCTCCTGTCGGGTAGGTACAGCGTTGAACTGGGATAATGAAACAGCTACATTCGATCACTTGGAAGCCAACCGGTTGGCGAAGGCCCATTACCGCGAACCGTGGAAGTTGCCCAAACTCTAA
- a CDS encoding YaaA family protein — protein sequence MQIILSPAKRMNFDLQEGDSIETTVPLFQAKSIEVLDACRTLSEADVAEKMKVHRNIARQVYGYFQSFNSRTVPQRAAALAYDGIAYKGLNAHDFNDDEVAFAQRHLNIISGLYGVLRPFDRIKPYRLEFSRKIQPDGYKDLYDFWKEDVNRYLSKKLAGEERVVINVASKEYSGMLYRKLLPENTRIVEVVFLQQENGELRQVVVHSKKARGLMARFIIKNRLKLVEEVKAFDYENYFFYPQLSTEDKWVFIR from the coding sequence ATGCAGATCATTCTCTCTCCCGCCAAGCGGATGAACTTTGATCTCCAGGAAGGAGATTCAATAGAGACAACCGTGCCGTTGTTTCAGGCAAAGAGCATTGAAGTGCTGGATGCCTGCAGGACTCTCTCTGAGGCAGATGTTGCTGAAAAGATGAAAGTACACCGCAATATTGCCCGGCAGGTATACGGATACTTTCAGTCGTTCAACTCCAGGACGGTTCCTCAGCGAGCTGCTGCACTGGCTTATGACGGTATTGCCTATAAAGGGTTGAATGCACACGATTTCAATGACGATGAAGTAGCGTTTGCCCAAAGACACCTCAACATCATTTCGGGACTCTATGGAGTGTTAAGACCTTTCGACCGGATAAAACCGTATCGTTTGGAGTTTTCCAGAAAAATCCAGCCCGACGGATATAAAGACCTGTACGATTTCTGGAAGGAGGATGTAAACCGGTATCTATCCAAGAAACTGGCAGGAGAGGAGAGGGTTGTCATCAATGTGGCCTCCAAGGAGTATTCCGGCATGTTATACCGGAAACTGTTGCCTGAAAATACCCGTATCGTTGAGGTGGTTTTTCTGCAACAGGAGAATGGTGAACTCCGGCAGGTCGTGGTCCACAGCAAGAAAGCGCGTGGACTGATGGCACGATTCATCATCAAGAACCGGCTGAAACTTGTTGAAGAGGTGAAAGCCTTCGATTATGAGAACTATTTTTTCTATCCACAACTTTCAACTGAAGATAAATGGGTATTTATCCGATAA
- the efp gene encoding elongation factor P → MATTADFRNGMCIDLDGQYYFIVEFLHVKPGKGAAFVRTKLKNVTTGRILEKTFNSGVKVDEVRIERRPFQYLYQDDMGYNFMNTETFEQVPIPAEQIEGVEFLKEGDLVEVQIHAESGTILTAEMPTHVVLQVTYTEPGIKGDTATNTLKPATLETGAEVRVPLFINEGEKIKVDTRTGTYVERVKE, encoded by the coding sequence ATGGCAACAACAGCTGATTTCAGAAACGGAATGTGCATCGACCTCGACGGACAATACTATTTCATTGTTGAATTTCTTCACGTGAAACCCGGGAAAGGCGCTGCCTTCGTTCGCACAAAACTTAAGAACGTGACTACGGGACGAATTCTCGAAAAAACTTTCAACTCGGGAGTCAAGGTGGATGAGGTTCGCATCGAACGCCGTCCGTTCCAATACCTTTATCAGGACGATATGGGATATAACTTCATGAATACCGAGACGTTCGAACAGGTACCCATTCCTGCAGAACAGATAGAAGGAGTGGAGTTCCTGAAGGAAGGCGATCTGGTAGAGGTTCAGATCCATGCCGAGAGTGGAACCATCTTGACAGCGGAAATGCCAACACATGTCGTGCTGCAGGTTACCTATACCGAACCGGGCATCAAGGGCGATACGGCTACCAACACGCTGAAACCGGCTACTCTCGAAACCGGAGCCGAAGTACGTGTTCCACTCTTTATCAACGAAGGTGAAAAGATAAAGGTAGACACACGCACAGGCACATATGTTGAACGTGTGAAAGAGTAA
- a CDS encoding UDP-2,3-diacylglucosamine diphosphatase: MGSKVYFVSDVHLGSKMHTDSVNTERKLCRWLDFARKDAQAIYLLGDIFDYWFEYKTVVPRGFTRLLGKLSEISDSGIPIYFFIGNHDIWLTDYLQNECGLIVHRKPLLTEISGKKFFIAHGDGLADKSIAFRLLRKLFHSKFLRSCFATIHPRWTVSLAHAWSNKSREAGGVQDFLGEDKEYLIQFAKQEIVRTPDIDYFVFGHRHLVLDFQLNEKTHVINIGDWIQHFSYGLFDGKEMRLEKYQQD; the protein is encoded by the coding sequence ATGGGCAGCAAGGTCTATTTTGTCTCCGATGTTCATTTAGGCTCAAAGATGCATACCGATTCCGTTAATACGGAACGGAAGCTGTGCAGATGGTTGGATTTCGCCAGAAAAGATGCGCAGGCCATCTACCTGCTGGGAGATATCTTCGATTACTGGTTCGAGTACAAGACGGTGGTTCCCCGAGGGTTCACGCGACTGTTGGGAAAACTGTCCGAGATCAGCGATTCGGGTATTCCGATCTATTTTTTCATCGGCAATCACGACATCTGGCTTACCGATTACCTTCAGAACGAATGCGGATTGATCGTTCACCGCAAACCGCTGCTCACGGAAATTTCCGGCAAAAAATTCTTTATCGCCCACGGTGATGGACTGGCCGACAAGTCGATCGCATTCAGACTGCTTCGTAAACTTTTTCACAGTAAATTCTTGCGGAGCTGTTTTGCGACGATCCATCCCCGATGGACGGTAAGTCTTGCACATGCCTGGTCGAATAAAAGCCGCGAGGCGGGAGGTGTGCAGGATTTTCTGGGAGAAGATAAGGAATACCTCATTCAGTTTGCCAAACAGGAAATTGTACGGACACCCGACATCGACTATTTTGTCTTCGGGCACCGCCATCTGGTTCTGGACTTCCAATTGAACGAAAAAACACACGTTATCAATATCGGCGACTGGATCCAGCACTTCTCATACGGCCTCTTTGACGGAAAAGAGATGAGGCTGGAAAAATATCAGCAAGATTAA
- a CDS encoding IS30 family transposase, with amino-acid sequence MLLMKKYKQLTSEQRYAIYLGLENGDTQRTIASLIGVSPSAVSRELQRNKDVIRTITTDNGLEFAAHERITEMLEAPVYFTDPYSAWQKGSIENANKLIRQYIPKGASFKDYPPDRLKRIQHRLNERPRKKLDFNTPKVEFYKQLM; translated from the coding sequence ATGTTGCTTATGAAAAAATACAAACAGTTAACTTCAGAACAAAGGTACGCGATTTATTTAGGTTTAGAAAACGGTGACACCCAGCGGACGATCGCGAGCTTGATAGGTGTCAGTCCTTCAGCGGTGTCCAGGGAGTTGCAGCGCAACAAGGACGTGATAAGGACGATCACCACGGACAACGGCTTGGAGTTCGCGGCGCACGAACGGATCACGGAGATGCTGGAAGCCCCGGTGTACTTCACCGACCCCTATTCGGCATGGCAAAAAGGATCGATCGAAAACGCGAACAAGCTCATCCGGCAATACATCCCCAAGGGGGCGTCCTTCAAGGACTATCCACCCGACAGATTGAAGCGGATACAGCACAGGCTGAATGAAAGACCGAGGAAAAAATTGGACTTTAACACACCCAAAGTTGAGTTTTACAAACAATTAATGTAA